The Ranitomeya imitator isolate aRanImi1 chromosome 3, aRanImi1.pri, whole genome shotgun sequence genome has a window encoding:
- the LOC138671904 gene encoding piggyBac transposable element-derived protein 4-like gives MSDSNAGSSFRHNPRKRVCRFTSDEIMRMLEESDSEHEDEPYVPSDDENYVPQVDVTEEDSDIEQEMVIEHENEYESDESVEDDSVPQSAGDIWTAKDETQWCSNPLPNAQTKSRNVLRQRGGPAAISNLYTAKELFKSIMTPEMCDIILRETNRKAKRVCDAYNNELVQRFPDSSKRPPQKTFKQFTETELHAFLGILIAAGVHRANKENLEEMWNVAALPLIRAAMSRDRFKMILRFIRFDNENTRAERVQTDKAAPIRDIWTMLNSNLERAYKPYHCITVDEQLFPFRGHTKFTQYIPSKPAKYGIKIFWACDSSNAYPLQGQLYTGKPTDGPRQVNIGERTVLDLVSSYKGSGRNVTTDNFFTTMELAKVLNSWNMTLVGTVRKNKRFLPNNMQPAKERPVYSTNFAYNHDATVCSYVPKKNKSVVLLSSMHMTGEVEETLAAKPEIIKYYNITKGGVDVMDKMLGEYTVKRRTSRWTLAFFYNMIDVSGLASYIIYREHNPSFRAKDQRRKFLKDLANQLCMIAIEDRSTNKMIMRNHFLRGAVEMVLGRCIVVASQPAAGPKIPHGSRGPSPVVGSCYVCRDLRRKQRKTRKSCVVCVKPICDEHSVAKPTCITCKENQ, from the exons atgagtgatagtaatgctggatctagtttccgccataatccaagaaaacgtgtttgcag atttacgtctgacgaaataatgcgaatgctagaagaatctgattctgagcatgaggatgaaccatatgttccatctgatgatgaaaactatgtaccacaagtggatgttactgaagaagattcagacattgaacaagaaatggtcatagagcatgaaaatgaatacgaatcagacgaaagtgttgaggatgattctgtgcctcaaagtgcaggcgacatttggactgctaaggatgaaactcaatggtgcagtaatccactgccaaatgcacaaacaaaatctcgtaatgtcctacgacaaagaggtggccctgcagcaatcagcaacctatatacagcaaaagagctattcaagtccatcatgactcccgagatgtgtgacatcatattacgggaaacgaatcgaaaggccaagagagtttgtgatgcttacaacaacgaactggtacaacgttttcctgattcttccaaacggccaccacaaaaaacattcaagcaatttactgaaactgaacttcatgcatttttgggcatactgattgctgctggtgtgcacagagccaacaaagagaatctggaggaaatgtggaatgttgctgctctgcctcttatacgtgcagccatgtctcgtgaccgcttcaagatgatactcagatttatcaggtttgacaacgaaaatacacgtgcagaacgtgtgcaaacagataaagctgcaccaatacgggacatctggacaatgctgaacagtaatctggagagagcctacaagccatatcattgtatcaccgtcgacgagcaattatttccatttagaggtcatactaaatttacccagtatataccttcaaaaccagctaaatatggcataaagattttctgggcttgtgactcatcaaatgcctaccctttacaaggtcagctctacactgggaaaccaactgatggtcctcgacaagtaaacattggagaacgaacagtattggacctagtgagctcgtataaaggctctggaagaaatgtcaccaccgataacttctttacaaccatggaactagctaaggtattgaactcctggaacatgacactagttggtacagtgagaaaaaacaaaaggttcctacctaacaacatgcagcctgccaaagaaaggcctgtatactcgacaaattttgcctacaatcatgatgcaacagtctgttcatatgtaccaaagaagaacaaatcagtcgtgcttctatcatctatgcacatgacgggagaagttgaagagacactagcagccaagccagagataataaaatactacaacataacaaaaggtggcgttgatgttatggataaaatgttgggagagtacactgtgaaacgacgaacatcacgttggactttggcatttttctacaatatgattgatgtcagtgggttagcatcctacatcatctacagagaacacaatccaagcttcagggcaaaggatcaacgaagaaagttcctgaaagatctcgcaaatcagctgtgtatgattgcaattgaagatcgtagtacaaacaaaatgataatgagaaaccattttcttcgaggtgcagtagaaatggtgcttggacgatgcattgtggtagcatcgcagccagcagctggccccaaaatacctcatggtagtcgtggaccctcccctgttgttggtagttgctatgtctgcagagacctgaggcgaaaacaacgcaagactagaaagtcttgtgtggtttgtgtgaaacccatttgcgatgaacactctgtagcaaagccaacatgcattacttgcaaagaaaatcaataa